A single genomic interval of Tursiops truncatus isolate mTurTru1 chromosome 1, mTurTru1.mat.Y, whole genome shotgun sequence harbors:
- the FGR gene encoding tyrosine-protein kinase Fgr isoform X1 produces MGCVFCKKLEPGPKEDGGLEEDFRGYGAADCCGPAPTQGRPASSFAHIPNYNNFSPQPASPAFLNGGTIRGISGTGVTLFIALYDYEARTEDDLTFAKGEKFHILNNIEGDWWEARSLSSGQTGYIPSNYVAPVDSIQAEEWYFGKIGRKDSERQLLSPGNPRGAFLIRESETTKGAYSLSIRDWDQARGDHVKHYKIRKLDTGGYYITTRAQFYSVQELVQHYLEVNDGLCHLLTAACTTVKPQTLGLAKDAWEISRSSIALERRLGTGCFGDVWLGMWNGSTKVAVKTLKPGTMSPKAFLAEAQIMKLLRHDKLVQLYAVVSEEPIYIVTEFLCHGSLLEFLKDREGWDLRLPQLVDMAAQVAEGMAYMERMNYIHRDLRAANILVGERLLCKIADFGLARLIEDDEYNPHQGTKFPIKWTAPEAALFGRFTIKSDVWSFGILLTELITKGRVPYPGMNKREVLEQVEHGYHMPCPTGCPASLYEVMEQTWRLDPDERPTFEYLQSFLEDYFTSTEPQYQPGDET; encoded by the exons ATGGGCTGTGTGTTCTGCAAGAAGTTGGAGCCGGGGCCCAAGGAGGATGGTGGCCTGGAAGAGGACTTCAGGGGCTACGGGGCTGCAGACTGCTGTGGCCCTGCCCCTACTCAGGGCCGGCCTGCATCCTCCTTCGCCCATATCCCCAACTACAACAACTTCTCCCCTCAGCCCGCCAGCCCCGCCTTCCTCAATGGGGGCACCATCAGGGGCATCTCAG GGACTGGGGTGACCCTGTTCATCGCCCTTTATGACTATGAGGCCCGAACAGAGGATGACCTCACCTTCGCCAAGGGCGAGAAGTTCCACATCCTGAACAACAT CGAGGGTGACTGGTGGGAGGCTCGGTCTCTCAGCTCTGGACAAACTGGCTACATTCCCAGCAACTACGTGGCCCCTGTGGACTCCATCCAGGCTGAAGA GTGGTACTTTGGAAAGATCGGGAGGAAGGACTCAGAGAGGCAGCTGCTCTCCCCGGGGAACCCCCGGGGGGCCTTTCTCATTCGAGAGAGCGAGACCACCAAAG GCGCCTACTCCCTGTCCATCCGGGATTGGGACCAGGCCAGAGGCGATCACGTGAAGCATTACAAGATCCGCAAGCTGGACACAGGTGGCTACTACATCACCACGAGGGCTCAGTTCTACTCGGTACAGGAGCTGGTGCAGCACTACCTGG AGGTGAACGATGGGCTGTGCCACCTGCTCACGGCGGCCTGCACCACCGTGAAGCCGCAGACGCTGGGCCTGGCCAAGGACGCCTGGGAGATCAGCCGCAGCTCCATCGCGCTCGAGCGCCGGCTGGGTACCGGCTGCTTCGGGGATGTGTGGCTGG GCATGTGGAACGGCAGCACGAAGGTGGCGGTGAAGACGCTGAAGCCGGGCACCATGTCCCCGAAGGCCTTCCTGGCGGAGGCGCAGATCATGAAGCTGCTGCGCCATGACAAGCTGGTGCAGCTGTACGCAGTCGTGTCGGAGGAGCCCATCTACATCGTGACAGAATTCCTGTGCCACG GTAGCTTGCTGGAGTTCCTCAAGGACCGGGAGGGCTGGGATTTGAGGCTGCCCCAACTGGTGGACATGGCAGCCCAG GTAGCTGAGGGCATGGCCTACATGGAGCGCATGAACTACATCCACCGAGACCTGAGGGCAGCCAACATCCTTGTGGGGGAGCGGCTGCTGTGCAAGATTGCTGACTTCGGGCTGGCCCGTCTCATCGAGGATGATGAATACAACCCCCATCAAG GGACCAAGTTCCCCATCAAGTGGACAGCCCCAGAGGCTGCCCTCTTTGGCAGATTCACCATCAAGTCAGATGTGTGGTCCTTTGGGATCCTGCTCACTGAACTCATCACCAAGGGCCGAGTCCCCTACCCAG GCATGAATAAACGGGAAGTGCTGGAACAGGTGGAGCATGGCTACCACATGCCGTGCCCCACAGGCTGCCCAGCATCCCTGTACGAGGTCATGGAACAGACCTGGCGTCTGGACCCGGATGAGAGGCCTACCTTCGAGTACCTGCAGTCCTTCCTGGAGGACTACTTTACCTCCACAGAACCCCAGTACCAGCCTGGGGATGAGACATAG
- the FGR gene encoding tyrosine-protein kinase Fgr isoform X2, protein MGCVFCKKLEPGPKEDGGLEEDFRGYGAADCCGPAPTQGRPASSFAHIPNYNNFSPQPASPAFLNGGTIRGISGTGVTLFIALYDYEARTEDDLTFAKGEKFHILNNMWYFGKIGRKDSERQLLSPGNPRGAFLIRESETTKGAYSLSIRDWDQARGDHVKHYKIRKLDTGGYYITTRAQFYSVQELVQHYLEVNDGLCHLLTAACTTVKPQTLGLAKDAWEISRSSIALERRLGTGCFGDVWLGMWNGSTKVAVKTLKPGTMSPKAFLAEAQIMKLLRHDKLVQLYAVVSEEPIYIVTEFLCHGSLLEFLKDREGWDLRLPQLVDMAAQVAEGMAYMERMNYIHRDLRAANILVGERLLCKIADFGLARLIEDDEYNPHQGTKFPIKWTAPEAALFGRFTIKSDVWSFGILLTELITKGRVPYPGMNKREVLEQVEHGYHMPCPTGCPASLYEVMEQTWRLDPDERPTFEYLQSFLEDYFTSTEPQYQPGDET, encoded by the exons ATGGGCTGTGTGTTCTGCAAGAAGTTGGAGCCGGGGCCCAAGGAGGATGGTGGCCTGGAAGAGGACTTCAGGGGCTACGGGGCTGCAGACTGCTGTGGCCCTGCCCCTACTCAGGGCCGGCCTGCATCCTCCTTCGCCCATATCCCCAACTACAACAACTTCTCCCCTCAGCCCGCCAGCCCCGCCTTCCTCAATGGGGGCACCATCAGGGGCATCTCAG GGACTGGGGTGACCCTGTTCATCGCCCTTTATGACTATGAGGCCCGAACAGAGGATGACCTCACCTTCGCCAAGGGCGAGAAGTTCCACATCCTGAACAACAT GTGGTACTTTGGAAAGATCGGGAGGAAGGACTCAGAGAGGCAGCTGCTCTCCCCGGGGAACCCCCGGGGGGCCTTTCTCATTCGAGAGAGCGAGACCACCAAAG GCGCCTACTCCCTGTCCATCCGGGATTGGGACCAGGCCAGAGGCGATCACGTGAAGCATTACAAGATCCGCAAGCTGGACACAGGTGGCTACTACATCACCACGAGGGCTCAGTTCTACTCGGTACAGGAGCTGGTGCAGCACTACCTGG AGGTGAACGATGGGCTGTGCCACCTGCTCACGGCGGCCTGCACCACCGTGAAGCCGCAGACGCTGGGCCTGGCCAAGGACGCCTGGGAGATCAGCCGCAGCTCCATCGCGCTCGAGCGCCGGCTGGGTACCGGCTGCTTCGGGGATGTGTGGCTGG GCATGTGGAACGGCAGCACGAAGGTGGCGGTGAAGACGCTGAAGCCGGGCACCATGTCCCCGAAGGCCTTCCTGGCGGAGGCGCAGATCATGAAGCTGCTGCGCCATGACAAGCTGGTGCAGCTGTACGCAGTCGTGTCGGAGGAGCCCATCTACATCGTGACAGAATTCCTGTGCCACG GTAGCTTGCTGGAGTTCCTCAAGGACCGGGAGGGCTGGGATTTGAGGCTGCCCCAACTGGTGGACATGGCAGCCCAG GTAGCTGAGGGCATGGCCTACATGGAGCGCATGAACTACATCCACCGAGACCTGAGGGCAGCCAACATCCTTGTGGGGGAGCGGCTGCTGTGCAAGATTGCTGACTTCGGGCTGGCCCGTCTCATCGAGGATGATGAATACAACCCCCATCAAG GGACCAAGTTCCCCATCAAGTGGACAGCCCCAGAGGCTGCCCTCTTTGGCAGATTCACCATCAAGTCAGATGTGTGGTCCTTTGGGATCCTGCTCACTGAACTCATCACCAAGGGCCGAGTCCCCTACCCAG GCATGAATAAACGGGAAGTGCTGGAACAGGTGGAGCATGGCTACCACATGCCGTGCCCCACAGGCTGCCCAGCATCCCTGTACGAGGTCATGGAACAGACCTGGCGTCTGGACCCGGATGAGAGGCCTACCTTCGAGTACCTGCAGTCCTTCCTGGAGGACTACTTTACCTCCACAGAACCCCAGTACCAGCCTGGGGATGAGACATAG